Proteins encoded within one genomic window of Triticum aestivum cultivar Chinese Spring chromosome 2D, IWGSC CS RefSeq v2.1, whole genome shotgun sequence:
- the LOC123049486 gene encoding heavy metal-associated isoprenylated plant protein 47, protein MKQKIVIQLSMSCDKRRSKALTLASRAAGVTSMGITGDARDQLEVVGDGVDPVCLVSCLRKKLGHAHIIKVEEVKKPEEKKKPVNPPQYYYSPAPAGYYHHQYPPHMVVCEEQPSNCRTM, encoded by the exons ATGAAG CAAAAGATTGTCATCCAATTGAGCATGTCGTGCGACAAACGCCGGTCGAAAGCACTGACGCTGGCCTCCAGAGCAGCCGGGGTGACGTCGATGGGCATAACCGGCGACGCCAGGGACCAGCTGGAGGTGGTCGGTGACGGCGTCGACCCGGTGTGCCTCGTCAGCTGCCTCCGCAAGAAACTCGGCCACGCCCACATCATCAAGGtagaggaagtgaagaagccggaggagaagaagaagccggTGAACCCCCCGCAGTACTACTACTCGCCGGCGCCGGCCGGCTACTACCACCACCAATACCCGCCGCACATGGTCGTCTGCGAGGAACAGCCTAGCAACTGCCGGACCATGTAA